The Juglans regia cultivar Chandler chromosome 11, Walnut 2.0, whole genome shotgun sequence genome contains the following window.
GGTGCCGCATCAAGTACTGCTGCCTTGTATAATTCCGCTATACAAATGATGGGACCTCCTCCAACTGCCTACCCATATCCATGGAGCAGCCAGGTGATCATTTTGTAGAGTATGCCTTTGTAGTTAATGTTGCACTTGTATATTTGGTCTAACTGCTTATGTTTACGACATACCTTTTGGAAAACTACAGCAACACCCATGGATTTCTACTTCCGCTCCCACGTCTAGTTCCGCAAGTAGTGTCAGCTCTAGTGTAGCTGCTAGTTCTAGTGTACACAAACCAGCGCTAGTGTTGCTGCTAGCTCTTGTTCGGCTTTACCAGCACTCGTTCTTCCAACTTCTACCAACCCATATCCATGTGCCAGTGAAGTGATGTCTTGGATTCTCCACATTCAGTGTCTTTtacattatttaaaacatattttttcatgtcaTACTTTTTTCTACTAATTTACAGGAAAATAAAGTGCAGCAAAGTAACTCTGTTGAAGAAATTAGTGAGGCCACATCAAACTCAATAGAAGTTGAAGCGCAATCTATTGCCTCTGTGGGTAATACGGTTGATACGAACGAGGCTGGCATTGATGGGGTTGATATCACTGAGAAGCCAAAGCCAGGGTTGTGTTTTGAGTCGGAGACTGAGTTGATGAATTATTATAAACATTACGGAAAGCAATGTGATTTCCCAATAATGACACAAAGgagtaaaagagagaaagatgGGACTGTGAAATATGTCACTGTGGGATGTGCTCGTGGTGGCAAGGCACGGAATAGGTCGTCAAACGTCTCCAAGCCTCGGCCAACAAGCAAGACAGACTGCAAGGTGAAAATGAATGTCATGTTAAAGGATGGGAAGTTGTGTGTGACATCCGTATTTAACACACACAATCATGGGCTCAGTCCAAGAAAATCtaggtttttcagatgcaacaGAGAAGTTAACAAGTCTGTTAGGAGGGTGTTGGATACTAATGATGAGGCTGGCATACGGATGAATAAGAGTTTCCATGCTCTTGTGACTGAAGCGGGTGGGTATGAAAACGTaccatttggagaaaaagattgTCATAACTATATTGACAAGGCACGACACCTGCGTCTTGGTAAAGGTGGTGCTCAAGCGCTGTTTGAGTATTTTAGAATGATGCAAAACAAGAATGATGGTTTTTTCAGCCTCATGGAATTAGACGATGATGATAGACTGAAAAGTGTGTTTTGGGCGGACACCCGTAGTAGAGGGGCATACAACTACTTTGGAGATGTGGTAACATTCGATACCACATACTTGACAAATAGGTATGGAATGCCATTTGCACCTTTTGTGGGTGTAAACCATCATGAACAGTCAATCATTTTGGGTGCAGGCCTTATTTCAAGTGAGGATACAAAATCGTTTATTTGGTTATTTAAAACTTGGTTTGATTGCATGGATGGAAAAGCGCCGAATGCTATTATTACAGATCAAGATCGCGCAATGAAAAATGTGATCGCCATTGTCTTCCCGAACACGCAGCATAGATATTGCTTGTGGCACATATTACGAAAGGTCCCTGAGAAACTTGGTTCACATGGTCAATACAAATGTGGCCTGAAAAGGAGTTTGAGAATTCTTGGAAAAGCCTCAATGATACTTTCAACTTGCATGAAAATGCATGGTTGCAAAACTTATATGCAGAAAAAGAGTTTTGGGTGCCGGTATATTTAAAGAACTcgttttgggctggaatgagtacaactcaactcaatgagagcatgaatgctttcttCGACGGCTACGTGCATGCCAGAACAAACCTTAAAGAGTTTGTTGATCAGTTCGACAATGCTCTCAAGAAAAAAGTTGAGAACGAAAACCAAGCtgacttcaattcatttaactTCACTATTCCTTGCATATCACACTTGGCTCTTGAGAAGAAGTTTCAAGATGTATAcacaaatgcaaaatttaaggAGGTTCAACAAGAAATAATGGGAATGATATACTGTCATTGTAGTTTCGAGAAAATGGATGGAGTAATCGCAACTTACTCGGTCAATGATCAAGTTAAGGCTGAAGATTTCATCAAGGAGGTTACGTATACTCTTTACTTTAATGAGGCCGAGTGTGAGGCGAAGTGTGTTTGTGGGTTGTTTGAGATGCAAGGGATAATATGTAGACACATTCTTGCCATCTTTTCAGCTAAGAAAGTCCGTGAGTTGCCAGAAAAGTATATATTAGACCGGTGGAGGAAAGACATAAAACGGGCTTATACTATAATTTCGACCAGTTATGATGCTGTTGATCAAAGACCCGAAATTGTTAGGTATAAACGTATTTTGAGGACTTTCAATGAGGTAATAACAAATGCAGTTTCATGCGATGGGCATACTGAGGAAATGATTTCGAACTTGTATGCGATGAATGAGGTATGGTGCACTTCGAAGTCTAACAACATAAATTCCAATGTTGGAGGAAGTACCGTGAATGCACAAACGGAAGGAAGTTCCAAAAAGGTGCTAAGTCCACATGTTGTCAGAGGCAAGGAAAGACCCCCATGTAAGAGGAGGATGTCGACGATGGAGGAACAATTGAAGAAAATACAAACTAAGGCtgcaaataagaaaaaagataaggGAAAAAGCAGACCGGTGAGAGCATAGTTACCTGATGATCAAATCTTTGAGTATttgataatatactattatttcCACTTACTTGTgaactctaattattttttatgttgttagAGGCGTAAATTGGATACCGAACTATTGGAAACCAGTGGAAACCAACTCGGGATATCGGGAATGCCCATTTTGCAAGAAAATGTACAAACTCCCATAAAGCTGGATCAAGAAAGTGGACAACAAGATGTGATAGGGACACAAGAATGTGTACAAACTCCAGTGATAGGGACACAAGAAAGTGTACGATTACCacttaaattgattttattgtatAGTTCGTGGTTTTTTATGTGGGCCTTACTTTGGCTGTTATTATGTCCACAGATGCAACTAGAAATGGATGAAACGCAGCCACCCATGGCAGATGGAATGCAGCCGGAGATGGTAGACTGAACGCAGCCAAGCAGCTTGATGATCAAGACTTTATAGATTCATTATGCCTACTTATGTTGCAATTAGTGTTGGATGTGGTTTGTATGCATTTGTGTGTTAGGACTGATTTGTAGGAATTTGCGTGTGGGTGTATGGTATGTTGGAGTATGTTATGTATTAGTGGTGCAAGCATACATTTTGTATCGTATCTTAGTATTTGAGCCATGTTTTGCACAATTTGTATCCAAGTACGCTATTTATGTGGCAGTGAGTTTGTATCCAAGTActcaatttatgttattttgattGAATGTGAATGGAgttagtgagttgagattacaCTGTGTTTGATATTGCCTCATATGTCcaggtgaaaaaaaataatcactgcCCCTGTAATTTAGTCTTGTCAAACTCACTGACAAAATGATATCAGGATGATAAGTTATTTTCACGCAATATACATACTCttttaataaacaataatatgttaaaacaaaataaagtcttgagattgaagatgaaatacataattttaaagtctCGACATACAAACGCTTAGTTTGTATAAAATACAGATACAAAGTTGTCAACACATTGAGCGTatcaaatacaagtaaataaCTATGGCTATTAGCCAAAATACACGAAATAGTCTCCATGCATGCCGCATGTCGTCTTCTTGACTGTGAAACTGGACTTGATCATTATGGAGTGCCAACTCTCTCTTCCcgatctcttcttctctcttttttacctcttcatctttccttaatac
Protein-coding sequences here:
- the LOC108997255 gene encoding protein FAR-RED ELONGATED HYPOCOTYL 3-like, which produces MNAFFDGYVHARTNLKEFVDQFDNALKKKVENENQADFNSFNFTIPCISHLALEKKFQDVYTNAKFKEVQQEIMGMIYCHCSFEKMDGVIATYSVNDQVKAEDFIKEVTYTLYFNEAECEAKCVCGLFEMQGIICRHILAIFSAKKVRELPEKYILDRWRKDIKRAYTIISTSYDAVDQRPEIVRYKRILRTFNEVITNAVSCDGHTEEMISNLYAMNEVWCTSKSNNINSNVGGSTVNAQTEGSSKKVLSPHVVRGKERPPCKRRMSTMEEQLKKIQTKAANKKKDKGKSRPRRKLDTELLETSGNQLGISGMPILQENVQTPIKLDQESGQQDVIGTQECVQTPVIGTQESMQLEMDETQPPMADGMQPEMVD